The Indicator indicator isolate 239-I01 chromosome 30, UM_Iind_1.1, whole genome shotgun sequence genome has a window encoding:
- the RTN4RL1 gene encoding reticulon-4 receptor-like 1, whose amino-acid sequence MWEIVTALVPGRILLINMRPTEGFVLQCHRDYYKLSIRRGGLVGRTAPAAVRCSDGGFAELLLVLLGLKVPGALGCPTDCVCYPSPMTVSCQAHNFVTIPEGIPEDSERIFLQNNQITLLLRGHFSPSMVTLWIYSNNITFIDPNTFDGFINLEELDLGDNRYLRALAADTFQGLVKLHALYLYKCGLSSLPSGIFGGLHNLQYLYLQDNHIEFLQDDIFVDLVNLSHLFLHGNKLWSLHQNTFRGLINLDRLLIHQNQLQWIHRRAFHDLRRLTTLFLFNNSLSELQGDCLAHLGALEFLRLNGNPWSCDCKARSLWEWLHRFRGSSSSVICESPEQMHGKDLKVLRAEDFRNCSGSESLHQMKTHTFSTADRGASKTHHSHHSSKEKGKDRGAENSLHSSQPVPPGSRPGYRKPGKNCTSHKSRNRTSKPIPLGPRKNGQEVPDYVPDYQHKFSFGVMPTLSPKRKGKCTRRTPIRPPSGVQQAAGCSGLRASLLVFLMVLAAVIR is encoded by the exons ATGTGGGAGATCGTCACAGCGCTTGTGCCTGGCAGGATTTTACTAATAAACATGAGACCTACAGAAGGCTTCGTACTTCAATGTCACCGAG ATTATTACAAGCTGAGCATCAGGCGAGGAGGACTCGTGGGCAGGACGGCACCGGCAGCTGTACGCTGCTCCGATG GCgggtttgcagagctgctgctggtgctgctggggctgaaggTGCCTGGTGCCCTGGGCTGCCCCACCGACTGTGTGTGCTACCCATCCCCGATGACTGTCAGCTGCCAGGCTCACAACTTCGTCACTATCCCCGAGGGCATCCCCGAGGACAGCGAGAGGATCTTCCTTCAGAACAACCAGATCACCTTGCTGCTGCGGGGCCATTTCAGCCCCTCCATGGTCACCCTCTGGATCTACTCCAACAACATCACCTTCATTGACCCCAACACCTTTGATGGGTTCATCAACTTGGAAGAGCTGGACCTGGGGGACAACCGCTACTTAAGGGCTTTAGCTGCAGACACTTTCCAAGGGCTGGTGAAACTCCATGCCTTGTATCTGTACAAGTGTGGACTGAGCTCCCTCCCCAGTGGGATATTCGGTGGCCTCCACAACCTGCAATACCTTTACCTGCAAGACAACCATATTGAGTTCCTTCAGGATGATATTTTTGTTGACTTGGTTAACCTCAGCCATCTTTTTCTCCATGGAAACAAGCTCTGGAGCCTCCATCAGAACACGTTTAGGGGACTAATAAACCTGGATCGGCTGCTCATCCATCAAAATCAGCTGCAGTGGATTCACAGGCGGGCTTTTCACGACCTCCGAAGATTGACCACCCTTTTCCTGTTCAATAACAGCCTCTCGGAGCTTCAGGGGGACTGCCTGGCCCACCTGGGAGCCCTGGAGTTTCTAAGGTTGAATGGGAACCCATGGAGCTGTGATTGCAAAGCTCGTTCGCTCTGGGAATGGCTGCACAGGTTCAGAGGCTCCAGCTCCAGCGTCATCTGCGAGTCCCCTGAGCAAATGCACGGCAAGGACCTCAAGGTGCTAAGAGCAGAAGACTTTAGGAACTGTTCGGGGTCCGAGTCACTCCACCAGATGAAAACACACACTTTCTCCACAGCGGACAGAGGAGCCTCCAAAACCCACCACTCTCACCACTCctccaaggagaaggggaaagataGAGGGGCCGAGAACAGTTTGCACAGCAGTCAGCCTGTGCCCCCTGGCTCCCGGCCAGGCTATCGCAAACCTGGCAAGAACTGCACCAGCCACAAAAGCCGGAACCGAACCTCTAAACCCATCCCCTTGGGGCCACGGAAAAACGGGCAGGAGGTTCCAGACTATGTGCCTGATTATCAGCacaagttcagttttggggtgaTGCCAACACTCTCCCCCAAACGCAAGGGTAAGTGTACCCGGCGGACACCCATCCGCCCCCCCAGCGGGGTGCAGCAGGCAGCCGGCTGCTCGGGGCTCAGGGCATCGCTCCTGGTTTTCCTGATGGTGTTAGCGGCTGTCATACGCTGA